Proteins encoded together in one Sylvia atricapilla isolate bSylAtr1 chromosome 2, bSylAtr1.pri, whole genome shotgun sequence window:
- the SLC10A2 gene encoding ileal sodium/bile acid cotransporter: MQTNFLSQQFNAGFLAENFTACPANATICDGTSCVLPEDNFNQTLSVVLSTVLTIMLALVMFSMGCNVELKNFLGHIKRPWGIFVGFLCQFGIMPLTAFLLSLAFNILPIQAVVVMIMGCCPGGTASNVIAYWVDGDMDLSISMTTCSTLFAMGMMPLCLFIYTKMWTDSDAIVLPYDSIGTSLVALVIPVSFGIFVNHKWPAKAKIILKVGSIVGAVLIVIIAVVGGILYKGSWVITPKLWIIGTIFPAAGYTLGFFLARIAGLSWHRCRTVSLETGMQNTQLCSTIVQLSFSPEQLELMFTFPLIYSIFQLLFALLILAGYRLYRRYQMKTKTDVEKTEEKEDSKSSAKMNGGFVPDEIK, from the exons atgcagaCAAACTTTCTTTCCCAGCAATTTAATGCTGGGTTTTTGGCAGAAAACTTCACAGCTTGTCCAGCAAATGCTACTATTTGTGATGGCACATCTTGTGTATTACCAGAAGATAATTTCAATCAAACTTTGAGCGTAGTTTTAAGTACTGTTCTAACAATCATGCTGGCTTTGGTGATgttctccatgggctgcaaTGTGGAACTTAAGAATTTCTTGGGCCACATAAAAAGACCCTGGGGTATATTTGTGGGTTTCCTTTGCCAGTTTGGAATTATGCCTCTCACAGCCTTCTTGCTTTCTTTGGCCTTTAACATCCTTCCTATTCAAGCTGTCGTTGTGATGATCATGGGATGTTGTCCAGGGGGCACAGCCTCGAATGTCATCGCCTACTGGGTGGATGGAGACATGGACCTAAG CATCAGCATGACAACTTGCTCCACACTGTTTGCAATGGGAATGATGCCACTTTGTCTCTTTATTTACACCAAAATGTGGACTGATTCTGATGCAATCGTACTCCCCTATGACAGCATTG ggaCTTCTCTGGTAGCTCTTGTAATTCCTGTTTCATTTGGAATATTTGTCAACCACAAATGGCCTGCTAAAGCAAAAATCATACTTAAG GTTGGTTCCATTGTGGGAGCAGTGCTCATCGTGATTATTGCTGTGGTTGGGGGAATACTCTACAAAGGCTCCTGGGTTATCACACCAAAATTATGGATCATTGGCACCAtatttccagcagctggataTACTTTAGGATTCTTTCTGGCTCGTATAGCTGGTCTGTCTTGGCATAG ATGTCGTACAGTGTCTCTGGAAACAGGCATGCAAAACACTCAGCTATGTTCAACTATAGTACAGCTCTCATTCAGTCCTGAACAACTTGAACTGATGTTTACTTTCCCACTCATCtacagcattttccagctgttgtTTGCACTACTTATTTTAGCAG GCTACCGTCTCTACAGAAGAtaccaaatgaaaacaaagacagatgtcgagaaaacagaagaaaaagaggattCAAAATCAAGTGCTAAAATGAATGGAGGATTTGTACCTGATGAGATAAAATAG